A window from Vulpes vulpes isolate BD-2025 chromosome 9, VulVul3, whole genome shotgun sequence encodes these proteins:
- the CCL25 gene encoding C-C motif chemokine 25, which produces MNLWLLVCLVASLMGAWSTVHTQGVSEDCCLAYHHRARPRLLMRAQGYQRQEVSGSCNLPAVIFFFPKNKMLCVNPRVNWLPDVFKILDNRNNTHSKQHLGSRRNFQDSHLGGRRSNTGMSRLAHSKSKSSRSTRSNKKKTSFLNMANPGP; this is translated from the exons ATGAACTTGTGGCTCCTGGTTTGCCTGGTGGCCAGCCTCATGGGTGCCTGGTCTACTGTCCACACTCAAG GTGTCTCCGAGGACTGCTGCTTAGCCTACCACCACCGTGCTAGGCCCCGCCTGCTCATGCGTGCCCAGGGCTACCAGCGCCAGGAAGTGAGCGGGAGCTGCAACCTGCCTGCTGTGAT atTCTTCTTCCCGAAAAACAAGATGCTGTGTGTGAACCCAAGAGTCAACTGGTTGCCAGATGTGTTTAAGATTCTGGATAATCGGAACAACACCCACTCAAAGCAGCACCTAGGCTCCCGGAGAAACTTCCAAG ACTCCCATCTGGGAGGTAGGAGGTCGAACACTGGAATGTCCAGGCTAGCACACTCCAAGTCCAAGTCCAGCAGGTCCACCAGAAGCAACAAGAAGAAAACTTCCTTCCTGAACATGGCTAATCCAG GACCGTGA